One part of the Candidatus Zixiibacteriota bacterium genome encodes these proteins:
- a CDS encoding SPFH domain-containing protein: MLKEKERKAISGWGPFITFFFLGLFFIAGIIILVPWLKIVFTVLLVLDIFFLTGLFFINPNEGRVLQLFGKYNGTAKEPGLRWANPLYTKRRISLRVRNFETNRLKVNDVDGNPVEIGAIVVWKVVDTAEACFQVDNYEEFVKIQSEAAVRNLATQHPYDTHHDERVSLRGHTAIISDQLRIEIQERLAQAGVEVLEARISHLAYAPEIAEAMLRRQQAGAVIAARQLIVEGAVGMVEMALEQLSTKKILELDEEKKAAMVSNLLVVLCGETSTQPVVNTGTLYH, translated from the coding sequence ATGCTAAAAGAAAAAGAACGCAAAGCCATTTCCGGATGGGGACCATTCATCACCTTCTTTTTTCTTGGTCTCTTTTTCATCGCCGGAATAATCATTCTTGTCCCCTGGCTCAAGATTGTCTTCACCGTACTGCTGGTGCTGGATATCTTTTTTTTGACCGGACTATTCTTTATCAATCCCAACGAAGGGCGGGTGTTGCAGCTGTTTGGCAAGTACAATGGGACCGCCAAAGAGCCGGGACTTCGCTGGGCAAATCCGCTTTATACCAAGCGGCGGATATCTCTTCGTGTCCGCAACTTTGAAACTAACCGTCTCAAGGTAAACGACGTCGACGGCAATCCGGTAGAGATCGGCGCCATTGTAGTCTGGAAAGTGGTCGATACCGCCGAGGCCTGTTTTCAGGTTGACAATTATGAGGAATTTGTAAAAATCCAGAGTGAAGCGGCGGTCCGTAATCTTGCCACTCAACATCCGTATGACACTCACCACGACGAGCGCGTTTCCCTGCGGGGTCACACGGCAATAATATCGGACCAACTTCGGATAGAAATCCAGGAGCGGCTGGCGCAGGCGGGAGTGGAAGTGCTGGAAGCCCGTATCAGTCATCTGGCGTATGCGCCGGAGATTGCCGAGGCGATGCTTCGCCGCCAGCAAGCCGGAGCGGTCATTGCGGCCCGCCAGTTGATAGTCGAAGGGGCGGTCGGGATGGTTGAGATGGCGCTGGAGCAGCTTTCGACCAAGAAAATACTGGAACTGGATGAAGAGAAAAAAGCCGCCATGGTTTCCAATCTGTTGGTAGTCTTATGCGGCGAAACCTCAACCCAGCCGGTAGTCAATACCGGGACATTGTATCATTGA
- the nifU gene encoding Fe-S cluster assembly scaffold protein NifU, with product MYSAKVIEHFQNPRNVGEIEDADGVGTVGNASCGDIMSIYIKVENDIITDIRFKTFGCGAAIATSSITTELVKGRTIAEAERLTRNQVAEALDGLPPIKMHCSNLATDALRAAIENYRSRKGGKNA from the coding sequence ATGTATTCCGCGAAAGTTATCGAGCATTTTCAGAATCCCCGGAATGTCGGAGAGATTGAGGATGCCGACGGTGTGGGAACGGTGGGAAATGCCTCCTGCGGCGATATCATGTCAATTTATATAAAAGTGGAAAATGATATCATCACCGATATCCGATTCAAGACCTTTGGGTGTGGGGCGGCAATCGCCACCAGTTCCATAACTACGGAGCTGGTCAAGGGGCGGACAATTGCGGAAGCGGAAAGGCTGACTCGCAATCAGGTTGCGGAGGCGCTTGATGGACTTCCGCCTATCAAGATGCACTGCTCCAATCTTGCCACCGATGCTCTTCGCGCCGCCATCGAAAACTACCGCTCCCGGAAGGGCGGCAAGAACGCGTGA
- the mutM gene encoding DNA-formamidopyrimidine glycosylase, which yields MPELPEVETVVRGLRRTVLHQTIESVYLEPPKIARRYFEGNLKSLAGSSFVHIQRRGKNILMATDQGMTLWVHLKMTGHFYFLPKETPIDRHDHLIFYFRDNGHTLRFNDYRRFGNIRLISTKELNLQKELKELGPEPLEIPAGDFIARFRSTHRMIKPALLDQTFLAGLGNIYADEALYLARIHPRRLTDSFSAKKLAELHSAIIRVLRKAIDKMGTSVDSFAGVDGQPGGFQKYLKAYGREGEKCPRCGGSIRREKIGSRSAHYCPRCQKLR from the coding sequence ATGCCGGAACTCCCCGAGGTTGAAACGGTCGTCCGCGGTCTGCGCCGGACAGTTCTTCATCAGACAATTGAATCGGTCTATCTGGAGCCGCCCAAAATTGCGCGGCGATATTTCGAGGGTAACCTCAAAAGTCTGGCCGGGTCCAGCTTTGTGCATATCCAGCGCCGGGGTAAAAATATCCTGATGGCGACCGACCAGGGAATGACTCTCTGGGTGCACCTTAAAATGACCGGGCATTTCTATTTTTTGCCCAAAGAAACCCCGATTGACAGACATGACCACCTTATCTTCTACTTCCGGGACAACGGTCATACACTGCGCTTCAACGATTACCGGAGATTCGGAAATATCCGGCTGATATCGACAAAAGAACTGAATCTGCAAAAAGAGCTAAAGGAATTGGGACCGGAGCCGCTGGAGATTCCTGCCGGCGACTTTATCGCCCGGTTTCGTTCGACCCATCGGATGATAAAGCCGGCTCTTCTGGACCAGACCTTTCTTGCCGGACTGGGGAATATTTATGCCGATGAGGCGTTGTACCTGGCGCGAATTCATCCCCGCCGTCTGACCGATTCCTTCTCCGCAAAAAAACTGGCTGAGCTTCATTCCGCGATTATCAGGGTGCTCCGGAAAGCGATTGACAAGATGGGGACATCGGTGGACAGTTTCGCCGGAGTTGATGGGCAACCGGGGGGATTCCAGAAATATCTTAAGGCGTATGGTCGTGAAGGGGAAAAATGCCCAAGATGCGGAGGGAGTATCCGACGAGAGAAAATAGGGAGTCGCTCGGCGCACTACTGCCCGCGCTGCCAGAAACTTCGTTAA
- a CDS encoding biotin--[acetyl-CoA-carboxylase] ligase has translation MNPFNPETTADRVLIFLRKKIGQPVEPKRLIKELKCSPENVVEAISELRSWGYTIKADRNGRYTLTGIPDSYLSAEIAYHLGTKMIGRKIYAYQTVQSTNTIAAQLAAMKAPEGTLVIAEHQTRGRGRLGREWHSPEKVGLYCSLILYPKIHPTQAPGISLMTAVALAETINSYDDIDVKIKWPNDVLISGMKAAGILTELSAELDRVEYVIVGVGVNLNQKRSDFPPELRETATSVRIGTKEKVNRREFLQRFLRNFEKEYFVFRKSGLKEARKSLLRYSALLNQEIKLKMGRKTITGTVIDIDALGRLVLDTREGIIPFNAGEVSTH, from the coding sequence ATGAATCCCTTCAATCCGGAAACGACCGCCGACCGGGTTCTGATATTCTTGCGCAAGAAAATAGGCCAGCCGGTGGAGCCGAAGCGTTTGATCAAAGAACTCAAATGCTCCCCGGAAAACGTGGTGGAGGCAATAAGCGAGTTACGCAGCTGGGGGTACACCATCAAAGCTGACCGGAATGGACGATACACCCTTACGGGCATCCCCGACAGTTATCTCTCAGCAGAAATCGCCTACCATCTCGGGACCAAGATGATAGGCCGCAAGATTTATGCGTATCAGACTGTTCAATCGACTAATACCATAGCGGCGCAACTGGCGGCAATGAAAGCCCCCGAAGGAACCCTGGTGATTGCGGAACATCAGACCCGCGGGCGGGGACGGCTGGGACGGGAATGGCACTCTCCGGAAAAGGTCGGCCTCTACTGCTCGCTGATTCTTTACCCGAAAATTCACCCCACTCAGGCTCCCGGAATCTCTCTGATGACGGCGGTGGCGTTGGCGGAGACTATTAATTCATACGATGATATCGACGTCAAGATAAAATGGCCCAATGACGTTCTCATCTCCGGAATGAAAGCGGCCGGAATTCTAACAGAGCTTTCAGCTGAACTCGACCGGGTCGAATATGTGATAGTTGGAGTCGGTGTCAATCTGAATCAGAAAAGAAGCGATTTTCCGCCGGAATTGCGGGAAACGGCTACTTCCGTCCGTATCGGAACCAAAGAGAAGGTCAATCGCCGGGAATTTCTGCAAAGATTTCTGCGGAATTTTGAGAAAGAATACTTTGTCTTTCGCAAATCGGGCCTCAAAGAAGCCCGCAAGAGCCTTCTCCGATACTCCGCCCTGCTCAATCAGGAAATAAAGCTGAAAATGGGTCGTAAAACCATTACTGGCACCGTAATAGATATAGATGCCCTGGGACGATTGGTGCTTGATACGAGAGAAGGAATTATTCCTTTTAATGCCGGCGAGGTCTCGACACACTGA
- a CDS encoding Arc family DNA-binding protein, with translation MAERKSFLLRVDEETLNLVQKWANDEFRSLNGQIEFLLRKALKEAGRISPKSKDENISGQQS, from the coding sequence GTGGCGGAACGGAAGTCATTTTTATTGCGGGTAGATGAGGAGACTCTCAATCTGGTCCAGAAATGGGCGAACGATGAATTTCGGAGTCTCAACGGCCAGATTGAGTTTCTCCTCCGGAAAGCCCTTAAAGAAGCGGGGCGAATCTCCCCGAAAAGCAAGGATGAAAATATTTCCGGGCAACAATCATAA
- a CDS encoding DUF1858 domain-containing protein — protein MKKINKDMTIGEIIELVPEAGPLIQKYFHGGCYQCPAMKLETLEMGAMLHGHDIDVLIAELERLPQKK, from the coding sequence GTGAAAAAGATAAATAAGGATATGACCATCGGCGAGATTATAGAACTGGTCCCGGAGGCAGGACCGCTTATCCAGAAATATTTCCATGGCGGATGCTATCAATGCCCGGCTATGAAACTGGAAACGCTGGAGATGGGGGCAATGCTTCACGGCCATGATATTGACGTCTTAATCGCCGAACTGGAAAGACTTCCGCAAAAAAAATAG
- a CDS encoding DUF6265 family protein, with protein MAQPSLFWLLLFVLTAAAVTGGALAPAEQLATMTWMEGKWTGLFGGNRFEATYSSPEGGAILSMNKEFLEGHPCYVEFERFGYDDTGAFLIPYPGGRPKDIKFRLIGYDPAVRRASFQNRENDWPTDIIYERVSEDSLFITLSGPAKDSDSAKTMQLRLGKK; from the coding sequence ATGGCTCAGCCATCTCTTTTCTGGCTTCTTCTGTTCGTCTTAACCGCAGCCGCTGTAACTGGAGGTGCTCTCGCCCCCGCTGAACAACTGGCGACAATGACCTGGATGGAGGGTAAATGGACCGGACTATTCGGCGGCAATCGGTTTGAAGCGACCTACTCTTCGCCCGAAGGCGGGGCGATACTTTCGATGAATAAGGAGTTTCTTGAGGGACACCCCTGCTACGTCGAATTCGAACGATTTGGGTACGATGACACCGGAGCATTTCTTATCCCGTACCCCGGCGGCAGGCCGAAAGATATCAAATTCCGCCTGATTGGGTACGACCCTGCTGTCAGGCGGGCATCGTTTCAGAACAGAGAGAATGATTGGCCAACGGATATCATCTATGAAAGGGTCAGTGAGGACTCTTTATTTATCACTCTGAGCGGACCTGCCAAAGATAGTGACAGCGCGAAAACGATGCAGCTGCGGCTGGGAAAGAAGTAA